Proteins from one Acidiphilium multivorum AIU301 genomic window:
- a CDS encoding phosphogluconate dehydrogenase C-terminal domain-containing protein codes for MTRIALLGAGGKMGVRLAANLKGSAYDVDHVEISADGRARLREAVGVDCVTRDEALARADVVLMAVPDRLIGRIAHEIVATLRPGTIVIMLDAAAPHAGELPERADISYFVTHPCHPPIFNDETDPAAKRDFFGGVHARQHIVCALMQGPEEHYALGEAIARTIYKPVMRSHRCTVEHIAILEPALSETVGATLSLALREATDEAVRRGVPRQAAEDFILGHLTIELAIAFGIFPEGKFSDGALKAIDEARPVIFRDNWLETVFSPEEVKRSVRAICHP; via the coding sequence ATGACGAGAATCGCCCTGCTCGGCGCCGGCGGCAAGATGGGGGTCCGGCTCGCCGCCAACCTGAAAGGCTCCGCCTACGACGTCGATCACGTCGAGATCTCCGCGGACGGGCGCGCCCGGCTGCGCGAGGCCGTCGGCGTCGATTGCGTGACGCGCGACGAGGCGCTCGCCCGCGCCGACGTGGTGCTGATGGCGGTGCCCGACCGGCTGATCGGCCGGATCGCGCACGAGATCGTCGCAACCCTCCGCCCCGGCACGATCGTCATCATGCTCGACGCCGCCGCCCCCCATGCCGGCGAACTGCCGGAGCGCGCCGACATCAGCTATTTCGTCACCCATCCCTGCCACCCGCCGATCTTCAACGACGAGACCGATCCCGCGGCGAAGCGCGACTTCTTCGGCGGCGTCCACGCCAGGCAGCACATCGTCTGCGCGCTGATGCAGGGGCCGGAAGAGCATTACGCGCTCGGCGAGGCCATCGCGCGGACGATCTACAAGCCGGTGATGCGCTCGCATCGCTGCACCGTCGAGCATATCGCGATCCTCGAGCCGGCGCTGTCGGAAACCGTCGGCGCCACGCTCAGCCTCGCCCTGCGCGAGGCGACCGACGAGGCCGTGCGCCGCGGCGTGCCGCGCCAGGCCGCCGAGGACTTCATCCTCGGCCATCTCACCATCGAACTCGCCATCGCCTTCGGCATCTTCCCCGAAGGGAAGTTTTCCGACGGCGCGCTGAAGGCGATCGACGAGGCGCGGCCGGTGATCTTCCGCGACAACTGGCTCGAAACCGTCTTCTCGCCCGAGGAGGTCAAGCGGTCGGTCCGCGCCATCTGCCACCCATAG
- a CDS encoding four-carbon acid sugar kinase family protein produces MGRGDGGHSRRRAREDAPGAGPGAGGRVLTPRGDRLIGFYGDDYTGSSAVMEVLGFAGVPTVLFLETPDEAALARFADCRAVGIAGIARSQTPAWMDANLPGIFDTLARIGAPVTHYKVCSTFDSAPQVGSIGRAIELGVPRLGGAWHPLLVAAPALGRYQAFGNLFAVAGGAVHRLDRHPTMSRHPVTPMDEADLRRHLARQIAAPMGLVDLVALQGGRADAALAACLDAGERIVSLDAIDEATIAEAGRLIWEHRGERLFAIGSQGVEYALVAHWRRIGLLTPEAEPASAPPVKRIAVVSASCAPVTAAQIAQARRDGFTTFAVDAAAAADPALWARELDRAERDGLAALREGRSVVLHTAEGPDDPAIIRTRAAIAAAGQPVETIHARIGAGLGRLLGRLAAQSGLTRGVIAGGDTSGHAAQALGIGALTALAPLAPGAPLCRLHGSARAGGLAEIVLKGGQMGGPDFFQTVLRGGHAATGEIRRQDA; encoded by the coding sequence GTGGGACGCGGCGATGGCGGGCATTCCCGCCGCCGAGCACGCGAAGACGCACCCGGCGCTGGCCCGGGCGCTGGAGGGCGCGTCCTGACCCCGCGCGGCGACAGGCTGATCGGCTTCTACGGCGACGATTATACCGGTTCGTCGGCGGTGATGGAGGTGCTCGGCTTCGCTGGCGTGCCCACCGTGCTGTTCCTCGAAACGCCCGACGAGGCCGCCCTCGCCCGCTTCGCCGATTGCCGCGCCGTCGGCATCGCCGGCATCGCCCGCTCGCAGACGCCGGCCTGGATGGACGCGAACCTTCCCGGCATCTTCGACACCCTCGCCCGCATCGGCGCGCCGGTCACCCATTACAAGGTCTGCTCGACCTTCGACTCCGCGCCGCAGGTCGGCTCGATCGGCCGGGCGATCGAACTCGGCGTCCCGCGCCTCGGCGGCGCCTGGCACCCGCTGCTCGTCGCCGCCCCCGCGCTCGGCCGCTACCAGGCCTTCGGCAATCTTTTCGCCGTCGCCGGCGGCGCGGTCCACCGGCTCGACCGGCACCCGACCATGTCCCGCCATCCCGTCACCCCGATGGACGAGGCCGATCTCCGCCGTCACCTCGCCCGCCAGATCGCGGCGCCGATGGGGCTGGTCGACCTCGTCGCCCTGCAAGGCGGACGAGCCGACGCGGCGCTGGCCGCCTGCCTCGACGCCGGCGAGCGGATCGTCTCGCTCGATGCCATCGACGAGGCCACGATCGCGGAAGCCGGCCGGCTGATCTGGGAGCATCGGGGCGAGCGCCTCTTCGCGATCGGCTCGCAGGGCGTCGAATACGCCCTCGTCGCGCACTGGCGGCGGATCGGCCTGCTGACGCCGGAGGCCGAGCCCGCATCCGCCCCGCCGGTCAAGCGCATCGCCGTCGTCTCCGCCTCCTGCGCGCCGGTCACCGCCGCGCAGATCGCGCAGGCGCGGCGCGACGGCTTCACTACCTTCGCGGTCGATGCCGCCGCCGCCGCCGACCCCGCCCTCTGGGCGCGGGAACTCGACCGCGCCGAGCGGGACGGCCTCGCCGCCCTGCGCGAGGGGCGCAGCGTCGTGCTGCACACCGCCGAGGGGCCGGACGATCCGGCCATCATCCGCACCCGTGCGGCCATCGCCGCGGCGGGCCAACCCGTCGAAACCATCCATGCCCGGATCGGCGCCGGGCTCGGCCGGCTGCTCGGCCGCCTCGCCGCGCAATCGGGCCTCACCCGCGGCGTGATCGCGGGCGGCGATACGTCGGGTCACGCGGCGCAGGCGCTGGGCATCGGCGCGCTGACCGCCCTCGCCCCGCTCGCGCCGGGCGCGCCGCTCTGCCGCCTGCACGGCAGCGCGCGGGCCGGCGGCCTCGCGGAAATCGTGCTCAAGGGCGGCCAGATGGGCGGCCCCGACTTCTTTCAAACGGTCCTGCGCGGCGGTCATGCCGCGACGGGCGAGATCAGGAGACAAGACGCATGA
- a CDS encoding ribulose-bisphosphate carboxylase large subunit family protein translates to MSGAERIEADYLIETAFDPGHAAAAMAGEQSSGTFVPVPGETPELKARAAARVERLDVLETVGSPSLPGAGTPRGASPPVIRRAAVTLSWPVDNLGPSLPNLVATVAGNLFELRQFSGLRLLDLRLPASFAAANPGVRFGIPGTRRLAGVEGRPLIGTIVKPSVGFDAGQTAALVATLCEAGIDFIKDDELQADGPACPFEARARAVMRVVNDHAERTGKKVMFAFNLTGEVDEMRRRHDLVRELGGTCVMASLNSVGVSGFLALSRHAALPVHAHRNGWGALSRHPLLGWSYVAWQKIWRLAGADHMHVNGLRNKFSEDDDSVIASARACLTPMSDAAPNVVMPVFSSGQSVRQAGDTYAALGSADLIYAAGGGIMGHPGGPAEGVAALRAAWDAAMAGIPAAEHAKTHPALARALEGAS, encoded by the coding sequence GTGAGTGGCGCGGAACGCATCGAAGCCGATTACCTGATCGAGACCGCGTTCGACCCCGGCCACGCCGCCGCGGCGATGGCCGGCGAGCAGTCGAGCGGCACCTTCGTGCCGGTGCCCGGCGAAACCCCCGAACTCAAGGCGCGCGCCGCGGCACGGGTCGAGCGGCTCGATGTCCTGGAAACGGTCGGCTCGCCCTCCCTGCCCGGCGCCGGAACCCCGCGCGGCGCGTCGCCGCCGGTCATCCGCCGCGCCGCCGTCACCCTTTCCTGGCCGGTGGACAATCTCGGCCCGTCGCTGCCCAATCTCGTCGCGACCGTCGCCGGCAATCTCTTCGAACTGCGCCAGTTCTCCGGCCTGCGCCTGCTCGACCTGCGGCTGCCCGCGAGCTTCGCCGCCGCCAATCCCGGCGTGCGCTTCGGCATCCCCGGCACGCGGCGGCTTGCCGGCGTCGAGGGGCGGCCGCTGATCGGCACCATCGTCAAGCCCAGCGTCGGCTTCGATGCCGGGCAGACCGCGGCGCTGGTCGCCACCCTCTGCGAGGCCGGCATCGACTTCATCAAGGACGACGAGTTGCAGGCCGACGGCCCCGCCTGCCCGTTCGAGGCCCGCGCCCGCGCGGTGATGCGCGTCGTCAACGATCATGCCGAGCGAACCGGAAAGAAGGTGATGTTCGCCTTCAACCTGACCGGCGAGGTCGACGAGATGCGCCGCCGGCACGACCTCGTGCGCGAGCTCGGCGGCACCTGCGTGATGGCGAGCCTCAATTCCGTGGGCGTCAGCGGCTTCCTCGCGCTGTCGCGCCACGCCGCGCTGCCGGTCCACGCGCATCGCAACGGCTGGGGCGCGCTGTCGCGGCACCCGCTGCTGGGCTGGTCCTATGTCGCCTGGCAGAAGATCTGGCGCCTCGCCGGCGCCGACCACATGCATGTGAACGGCCTGCGCAACAAGTTCTCCGAGGATGACGACAGCGTCATCGCCTCCGCGCGCGCCTGTCTCACCCCGATGTCCGACGCGGCGCCGAACGTCGTCATGCCGGTCTTCTCCTCCGGCCAGTCGGTCCGCCAGGCGGGCGACACCTACGCGGCGCTCGGCTCGGCCGACCTGATCTACGCCGCCGGCGGCGGCATCATGGGCCATCCCGGCGGGCCGGCCGAAGGCGTGGCGGCCTTGCGCGCGGCGTGGGACGCGGCGATGGCGGGCATTCCCGCCGCCGAGCACGCGAAGACGCACCCGGCGCTGGCCCGGGCGCTGGAGGGCGCGTCCTGA
- the nanR gene encoding transcriptional regulator NanR, with amino-acid sequence MKRLEPRPVERRKLSHEVLDRLIAAIEARQFPPGSQLPAERELMQMLGVGRPAIREAMQSLQQMGLIRISHGERARVIQPSAETIIEQISGAMLQLLANSPRGLDELKEARLLFEVGLARVATMRATREGLAALREALAACHDSRGDAPRFIAADMEFHRRIAEMTGNSLITAVCQGLASWMMRFKRDLVSARGAERLTLAEHDRIYRAIAAGDADAAAVAMTEHLSRANALYSALMNEAATPETEQPSLA; translated from the coding sequence ATGAAAAGGCTCGAACCAAGGCCGGTGGAACGGCGGAAACTGTCGCACGAGGTGCTCGACCGGCTGATCGCCGCGATCGAGGCGCGGCAGTTCCCGCCCGGCTCGCAACTGCCGGCGGAGCGCGAACTGATGCAGATGCTCGGCGTCGGCCGCCCCGCGATCCGCGAGGCGATGCAGAGCCTGCAGCAGATGGGGCTGATCCGGATTTCCCACGGCGAGCGGGCGCGGGTGATCCAGCCCTCGGCGGAGACGATCATCGAACAGATTTCCGGCGCGATGCTGCAACTCCTCGCCAACAGCCCGCGTGGTCTCGATGAGTTGAAGGAGGCGCGCCTGCTGTTCGAGGTCGGGCTCGCGCGGGTGGCGACGATGCGCGCCACCCGCGAAGGCCTCGCGGCGCTGCGCGAGGCGCTCGCCGCCTGCCACGATTCGCGCGGCGACGCGCCGCGCTTCATCGCCGCCGACATGGAATTCCACCGCCGCATCGCCGAGATGACCGGCAACTCCCTGATCACCGCGGTCTGCCAGGGCCTCGCCTCGTGGATGATGCGCTTCAAGCGCGACCTGGTCTCGGCCCGCGGCGCGGAACGCCTGACGCTCGCCGAGCACGACAGGATCTACCGCGCCATCGCCGCCGGCGACGCCGATGCCGCGGCCGTCGCGATGACCGAGCATCTCAGCCGGGCGAACGCCCTCTATTCGGCCCTGATGAACGAGGCCGCCACCCCCGAGACCGAGCAGCCTTCCCTCGCCTGA
- a CDS encoding DUF2291 domain-containing protein, protein MSRSIAAGLRYPRLVGFLGFCVVFAALWAGGLVATVRPIGGSAAGDSHPSAGLAFKPDAYVARIWGTRVVPDARRESANLATVLAALAKDKGAALARYGHKVASTYNILVRFTGTVGKVDTSSPIGTMRVTVAGASPVAVKVATGPVILGTTLRDALKFISFGEFLNQIQYGDVADALNSRVVKTVVAPLDLAKLKGRSVTVYGAWTYDDGDPSDITVTPVIIEAGKAGG, encoded by the coding sequence ATGAGCAGGTCGATTGCCGCCGGCCTGCGGTATCCAAGGCTCGTGGGTTTCCTCGGCTTCTGCGTGGTCTTCGCCGCCCTCTGGGCCGGCGGGCTGGTCGCCACCGTCCGGCCGATCGGCGGGTCCGCCGCCGGCGACAGCCATCCCTCCGCCGGACTGGCCTTCAAGCCGGACGCCTATGTCGCGCGGATCTGGGGAACGCGCGTGGTGCCGGACGCGCGGCGCGAAAGCGCCAATCTCGCCACCGTGCTCGCCGCGCTGGCGAAGGACAAGGGCGCGGCCCTGGCGCGGTACGGCCACAAGGTCGCCAGCACCTACAACATTCTGGTGCGCTTCACCGGCACGGTGGGCAAGGTGGATACCTCGTCGCCGATCGGGACGATGCGGGTGACCGTGGCGGGAGCGAGCCCGGTGGCCGTGAAGGTCGCGACCGGGCCGGTGATTCTCGGCACCACGCTGCGCGACGCGCTGAAGTTCATCAGCTTCGGCGAGTTCCTCAACCAGATCCAGTACGGCGACGTCGCCGACGCGCTCAACAGCCGCGTGGTGAAGACGGTCGTCGCGCCGCTCGACCTCGCGAAGCTGAAGGGGCGGAGCGTGACCGTCTACGGCGCCTGGACCTATGACGACGGCGATCCGTCCGACATCACGGTGACGCCGGTGATCATCGAGGCCGGAAAGGCGGGCGGATGA
- a CDS encoding sugar ABC transporter ATP-binding protein → MSAPVFQAESVTKAFPGTLALDRVDFAAHAGAVNILVGENGAGKSTLMKIIAGAERPTGGRLLLDGEPVSFGTPSEATAKGIGIIYQELDLCPNLSVAENIFLGHEAGKGALVDRKRQIEVARQILRRLDHDIDPNRLVGDLSVSLQQIVAIAKALRHEVRVLIMDEPTSALSAGEVRTLFKLIRDLKAQGVAIIYISHRMEELLEIGDYITVLRDGRVAAHAPMQGIDMGWILHRMLGDTTLDVPHHGNVATGAPILAVAGLRCPRTENGVSVEGVSLEVRRGEIVGLFGLMGAGRTELLECLMGLHPESTGEVALAGETLDPRLGLDQRIARGMMLIPEDRQAAGIVQTMTLGENITLANLGQYENFGWLQRNFGASDIAATIRNLAITAFSPTQMITTLSGGNQQKAIVGKALLIRPQLLLMDEPGRGIDVKAKAEIFTIMNRLAAEGIGILFVSSEVKEIVALADRTIVMSEGRITAEFARGAYDEQDLMRAAARAREAA, encoded by the coding sequence ATGAGCGCGCCGGTCTTCCAGGCCGAGAGCGTGACCAAGGCGTTTCCCGGCACGCTGGCGCTGGATCGCGTCGATTTCGCGGCCCATGCCGGTGCCGTGAACATCCTGGTCGGCGAGAACGGCGCCGGAAAGTCGACGCTGATGAAGATCATCGCCGGCGCCGAGCGGCCGACCGGCGGCCGCCTGCTGCTCGACGGCGAGCCGGTCAGCTTCGGCACGCCCTCGGAGGCGACGGCGAAAGGCATCGGCATCATCTACCAGGAACTCGATCTCTGCCCGAATCTTTCGGTGGCGGAGAACATCTTCCTCGGCCATGAGGCCGGCAAGGGCGCGCTGGTCGACCGCAAGCGGCAGATCGAGGTGGCGCGGCAGATCCTGCGCCGCCTCGATCACGACATCGACCCGAACCGCCTGGTCGGCGACCTGAGCGTGAGCCTGCAGCAGATCGTCGCCATCGCCAAGGCGCTGCGCCACGAGGTGCGGGTGCTGATCATGGACGAGCCGACCTCGGCGCTCTCCGCCGGCGAGGTGCGCACGCTGTTCAAGCTGATCCGCGACCTCAAGGCGCAGGGCGTCGCGATCATCTACATCTCGCACCGGATGGAGGAGCTTCTCGAGATCGGCGACTACATCACGGTGCTTCGCGACGGCCGGGTCGCCGCGCATGCGCCGATGCAGGGCATCGACATGGGCTGGATCCTGCATCGGATGCTCGGCGACACCACGCTCGACGTGCCGCATCACGGCAATGTCGCGACCGGGGCGCCGATCCTCGCGGTGGCCGGGCTGCGCTGCCCGCGCACGGAGAACGGCGTGTCGGTCGAGGGCGTGTCGCTCGAGGTGAGGCGCGGCGAGATCGTCGGCCTGTTCGGGCTGATGGGCGCGGGGCGGACGGAACTGCTCGAATGCCTGATGGGGCTGCACCCGGAATCGACCGGCGAGGTCGCGCTCGCCGGCGAGACGCTCGATCCGCGCCTCGGCCTCGACCAGCGGATCGCCCGCGGCATGATGCTGATCCCGGAGGACCGGCAGGCCGCGGGCATCGTGCAGACGATGACGCTGGGCGAGAACATCACCCTCGCCAATCTCGGGCAGTACGAAAACTTCGGCTGGCTGCAACGGAATTTCGGCGCGTCCGACATTGCCGCGACGATCCGCAACCTCGCGATCACGGCGTTCTCGCCGACGCAGATGATCACCACGCTCTCCGGCGGCAACCAGCAGAAGGCGATCGTCGGCAAGGCGCTGCTCATCCGCCCGCAGCTGCTGCTGATGGACGAGCCCGGCCGTGGCATCGACGTGAAGGCGAAGGCGGAGATCTTCACCATCATGAACCGTCTCGCCGCCGAGGGCATCGGCATTCTCTTCGTCTCGTCCGAGGTGAAGGAGATCGTCGCCCTCGCGGACCGGACGATCGTGATGTCCGAAGGGCGCATCACGGCGGAATTCGCGCGCGGCGCCTATGACGAACAGGACCTCATGCGCGCCGCCGCCCGCGCGCGGGAGGCCGCATGA
- a CDS encoding ABC transporter permease has translation MSGQSEQVERMSETVETSAPASAPALAALLLRFRAFVALIVIMALFAFLSPAFLTWSNIITVLVQSSINGLLAIGMTFVIVSGGIDLSVGSIAGLCGMIVGALIDVGLPVPFLGVVIYPHAWAAVAIALAAGALIGAINGFVITRMKVAPFIATLGMLYIARGIALLSNNGSTFPFLDGHKALGNRGFPWLGNGLLLHIPVPIWLLVIASVVATGIAERTKFGRHVYAIGGNERAAALSGVRVLAVRARVYVISGVLAALAGIVIAAQLDSAGAAAGTGYELNAIAAAVLGGTSLMGGKGTIGGSVIGALVIAVLVDGLILLGVSDFWQMIITGFVIVLAVAIDQVQFRGVRMPWGRRRGKEVTP, from the coding sequence ATGAGCGGACAATCGGAACAGGTCGAGAGAATGAGCGAGACAGTCGAAACCTCTGCACCCGCCTCGGCCCCGGCGCTCGCGGCCCTGCTGCTGCGCTTCCGCGCCTTCGTCGCGCTGATCGTGATCATGGCGCTGTTCGCCTTTCTCTCGCCGGCGTTTCTCACCTGGTCGAACATCATCACCGTGCTGGTGCAGTCCTCGATCAACGGCCTGCTCGCGATCGGCATGACATTCGTCATCGTCTCCGGCGGGATCGACCTTTCGGTGGGCTCCATCGCCGGGCTTTGCGGCATGATCGTCGGCGCGCTGATCGATGTCGGGCTGCCGGTGCCGTTCCTGGGCGTGGTGATCTACCCGCATGCCTGGGCGGCGGTCGCCATCGCGCTGGCCGCCGGCGCGCTGATCGGCGCGATCAACGGCTTCGTCATCACCAGGATGAAGGTCGCCCCCTTCATCGCGACACTCGGCATGCTCTACATCGCGCGCGGCATCGCCCTGCTCAGCAACAACGGTTCGACCTTTCCCTTCCTCGACGGGCACAAGGCGCTCGGCAACCGGGGCTTTCCCTGGCTCGGCAACGGGCTGCTGCTGCACATCCCGGTGCCGATCTGGCTGCTGGTGATCGCGAGCGTGGTGGCCACGGGCATCGCCGAGCGCACGAAGTTCGGCCGCCATGTCTACGCGATCGGCGGCAACGAGCGCGCGGCCGCGCTCTCCGGCGTGCGGGTGCTCGCGGTGCGCGCGCGGGTCTATGTGATTTCCGGCGTGCTGGCGGCGCTGGCGGGCATCGTCATCGCCGCGCAGCTCGACTCCGCGGGGGCGGCGGCCGGCACCGGCTACGAGCTGAACGCCATCGCCGCGGCGGTGCTCGGCGGCACGTCGCTGATGGGCGGCAAGGGAACGATCGGCGGCAGCGTGATCGGCGCGCTGGTGATCGCCGTGCTGGTCGACGGGCTGATCCTGCTCGGCGTGTCGGATTTCTGGCAGATGATCATTACGGGTTTCGTGATCGTGCTGGCGGTGGCGATCGATCAGGTGCAATTCCGCGGCGTGCGCATGCCCTGGGGCCGGCGCCGCGGCAAGGAGGTAACGCCCTGA
- a CDS encoding D-ribose ABC transporter substrate-binding protein — translation MKLKTLLGPACLGAVLAASAALPAHAATQPAIHSQKGSNGKTIAIFVPSLSNPFFVAEEKFAAEEATKLGYGTMVASHNGNAYTQLNLIKTAIARHVAAIILDNAGADSSISAVKLATKAGVPVFLIDREINAKGIAKAQIVSNNFQGAQLEGTEFAKLMGYKGTYVELTGLPSDTNAKVRSQGVASVLKHFSGMKMVAVQTADWSQSKGFQVTQTLLEAHPHIKGLVADNDTMAMGAEAALLAAHKPNVIVTGFDGSPDVINSIRKGQIKADVLQPIATFSREAVIEADKYIRTGKTGKPEKQELNCTLITKANVGDYTNWAMKSKS, via the coding sequence ATGAAACTGAAGACACTGCTCGGCCCGGCCTGCCTCGGCGCCGTGCTTGCCGCATCGGCGGCGCTGCCGGCCCATGCCGCGACCCAGCCGGCGATCCATTCGCAGAAGGGCAGCAACGGCAAGACGATCGCCATCTTCGTCCCCTCGCTCAGCAATCCGTTCTTCGTGGCGGAGGAAAAATTCGCCGCCGAGGAAGCGACGAAGCTCGGCTACGGCACGATGGTCGCGAGCCATAACGGCAATGCCTATACCCAGCTCAACCTGATCAAGACCGCGATCGCGCGCCACGTCGCCGCGATCATTCTCGACAATGCGGGCGCGGATTCCTCGATCTCGGCGGTGAAGCTCGCGACCAAGGCGGGCGTTCCGGTCTTCCTGATCGACCGCGAGATCAACGCCAAGGGCATCGCCAAGGCGCAGATCGTCTCCAACAACTTCCAGGGCGCGCAGCTGGAGGGGACGGAGTTCGCGAAGCTGATGGGCTACAAGGGCACCTATGTCGAGCTGACCGGTCTGCCGTCGGACACCAACGCCAAGGTCCGCTCGCAGGGTGTCGCCAGCGTGCTCAAGCATTTCTCCGGCATGAAGATGGTCGCCGTGCAGACCGCCGACTGGTCGCAGTCGAAGGGCTTCCAGGTGACGCAGACGCTGCTCGAGGCGCATCCGCACATCAAGGGCCTGGTCGCCGACAACGACACGATGGCGATGGGTGCTGAAGCGGCGCTGCTCGCGGCCCACAAGCCGAACGTGATCGTCACCGGCTTCGATGGCAGTCCGGACGTGATCAATTCGATTCGCAAGGGCCAGATCAAGGCCGACGTGCTGCAGCCGATCGCGACCTTCTCGCGCGAGGCGGTGATCGAGGCGGACAAATACATCCGCACCGGCAAGACCGGCAAGCCTGAGAAGCAGGAGCTGAACTGCACGCTGATCACCAAGGCGAATGTCGGCGACTACACCAACTGGGCGATGAAATCGAAATCCTGA
- a CDS encoding Gfo/Idh/MocA family protein has translation MLNGALIGCGFFAQNQLRAWAEAGDAGIVALCDRDAARLAATAARFGIARTYDDAAEMLARERPDFVDIATTVASHVPLVTLAARAGVPVICQKPFTETLPEAAELVETCRRAGVKLMVHENFRWQAPIRAVRRVLDEGEIGQPFWARIAFRSAYDVYAGQPYLAEGSRFIIQDLGIHLLDVARFLFGEVTTLAARTQRVNPRIAGEDVATMMLGHAAGVTTVVDCSYASAQERELFPQSLIEIDGARGTLRLGADYELVVHADGATRRETVAPDEARWGPAPWHGIQHSVFDIQEHFIACLRGGREPETSGADNLRTLALVEAAYLSAQRGGAPVDPAALVAAARDEAGG, from the coding sequence ATGCTCAACGGGGCGCTGATCGGCTGCGGCTTCTTCGCGCAGAACCAGCTTCGGGCCTGGGCGGAGGCCGGCGATGCCGGCATCGTCGCCCTGTGCGACCGGGATGCGGCGCGGCTTGCGGCAACCGCGGCGCGCTTCGGCATCGCCCGCACCTATGACGACGCGGCGGAGATGCTTGCCCGCGAGCGGCCCGACTTCGTCGACATCGCGACCACGGTGGCCTCCCACGTGCCGCTGGTGACGCTGGCGGCGCGCGCCGGCGTGCCGGTGATCTGCCAGAAGCCGTTCACCGAAACGCTCCCCGAGGCGGCGGAGCTGGTCGAGACCTGCCGGCGGGCGGGCGTGAAGCTGATGGTGCACGAGAATTTCCGCTGGCAGGCGCCGATCCGCGCGGTGCGCCGCGTGCTCGATGAAGGCGAGATCGGCCAGCCGTTCTGGGCGCGCATCGCCTTCCGCTCGGCCTATGACGTGTATGCCGGACAGCCCTATCTGGCCGAGGGATCGCGCTTCATCATCCAGGATCTCGGCATACACCTGCTCGATGTCGCGCGGTTTCTGTTTGGCGAGGTGACGACCCTGGCGGCGCGGACCCAGCGGGTGAATCCCCGCATCGCCGGCGAGGACGTGGCGACGATGATGCTCGGCCACGCGGCGGGGGTGACGACGGTCGTCGATTGCAGCTACGCCAGCGCGCAGGAGCGCGAGCTGTTTCCGCAGAGCCTGATCGAGATCGACGGGGCGCGCGGCACGCTGCGGCTCGGCGCCGATTACGAACTCGTCGTGCACGCCGATGGCGCGACGCGGCGCGAGACCGTCGCCCCCGACGAGGCGCGCTGGGGACCGGCGCCCTGGCACGGCATTCAGCACAGCGTGTTCGACATCCAGGAGCATTTCATCGCGTGCCTGCGCGGCGGGCGCGAACCGGAAACCTCGGGGGCGGACAATCTCCGCACCCTCGCGCTGGTCGAGGCGGCCTATCTGTCGGCGCAGCGCGGCGGCGCGCCGGTCGATCCCGCCGCGCTCGTGGCGGCGGCGCGGGACGAGGCCGGGGGCTGA